The DNA region ATGAGGTTGGAGACATGGCTGAAGCTCTTGCTGCAGTCCGTGCAGGGGTAGGGGCGCTCCCCCGAGTGGGTTCTCTGGTGCTTGGTGAGATCCCACTTCCTCCGGAAACCTTTCCCGCACTCCGGGCACTTGTGGGGCTTCTCCTTCTTGGGAACGCTGCTCTCCTGCACGCCGGGAGGGGCCGTCCCATTGGCTCTCGGGGCACACACCAGGCACGGGCTCGGCCCCTCTCCAGTCTCAGGCCCTGACCGCATATTTGGGGAGTTGCTAGAGCACCAGTCACACCCCCGCGTGGCCCCCAGCTCACTCTCCGGTCTCTGAGACCCACACGAGCTCAGGGCAGTTCCTTGCAGCTCAGGGCTCAGGACAGCTCCCTCTTCTGATCCCCGGAATAACACCCTGTAGGGCTGCAGGGTCTCAGCCCCTTCATCCGGATGCTGCTCCTCAGAACTGCTCCTGGACCTGCCATTTGCTGGGTGGAAAAGAGAGTCCAGAGATTATCCCTCAGGGAAGAGGGGGCACTAATACTTTGGGACCAAGCACACCCCTTCTTGCACGACACTTCtcccaggaagcactgcagctcctgcaggaagtggagaaggGCCTGCGATTTCAACAGGGAAtagacaatgggccaaattcatgctGAGGTAATTCCATTAACTCCAGTGCAGTTACCCCAGCGAGGCGCTGGCTCAGTGTGTTCTCAGGAAAGTGAGTTTTCTCTTGTGAttgccccagagctcccagtgcTGAACTGCCAACCCCCGGGCAATGGGCATCTCCAGGGTGCAGGCCTCACCCTGAGCAGCATCCCTGACCGGCGATTTGTGCCGCGTCTCCCAGCATCCGGTGAGTGCAGCAGCCACCCGGAGAAAGTCACCAACACTGCAAAGCACTGAGGGTAAAAGAACAGGGaagagcctgacctgccccgtgcagAGAGAGTCCAGCATGGGCAGACTCAGTGTGAGGGTGACCAGAGGGAGTTTCCCGGGGGCTCTCCTAGCAGGCCCACCTGCTCCCAGTTAGGGGATTTAGGGAGAGCGAATCCAGCAAGAGTTTCCCCTAATCTTAACCACCTGAGCATTAAAAATAGCCTCCCATGAGAGAGGCACAGAGGTGTCTGACCCTGGACGTTCTGTAAGGGACTGAAGGCGTCAGGGCTGTAGGGAGGAAACTGTGTGTGTAAGGGGAGAAGGTGAATATTCCTCATCTAAACACCCACTGACTGGAGGGGCTGGGGTTCTGCCCTGTGCGTGCGCCGAGTGTGAACGCCCAGTAGCTGCAGAGAGTGCAATGGAGAGAGTCTGGGCGAACAGTGTGGCAGCAGAGCAGTATCCGCTCAGCAGCTGCATTCCCAGATCTCTCCGCAATATCCCAGAGAGAATAGGAAACAGGTGGGCAAAGGGCTTGGCCTGAGAGGGGACAGAAGGCCGATGGGCACCTCCtgagacacaacaaatcctgctgGAGGAAGCCCggtcagcagctgggacagagtCACTGCTCCCTACTCTGGAGTCAGCGCGGCTCCCAGGATCACTGCTGCTCACCTCGGCCGATGCTCTCGGGTCTCTCCCATGCCACGGCGCACTGGAGGATGCTGGCCCATAACTGGTGCTGCTGCTCCCCGGACCCACTCAGGACATCGCCACCTGACAGGTGAAAAAGAGAATCCAGAAATTGTCTCACAAGCTGCAGCCAACGGCTCCTAACCACCAGcagtgggatggggctgggacaTCCCCCCAGCTGGCACGCACAGCCTGGCACCCGCAGCACagaactcccagctcctcagagcACAGAGGGATGGTGGCGTCATTTGGGGAGGGTTGAATTGCAGCAGGGAGGAAGCAGAAACAAGGGGCCAAATCTCCTCTGCTGTACGCAGGTCCCACTGCATTCAAGGCTTCCCCCAGGGCTGATGATACCCCAGGAAGCCTGTTTCCTTGGCCAACGTCTTGCGAGTCCCTCATGGGTACCAGATATGCTGGGAAGGTGGCATCGCCCAGTCACACCCACCTGGGAGGACACAGCCCAAATCTTCCCCCACAGCAGCCTGCGGCAGCATTCCCATGAAGGGGCCCCTATCCATGGGCTGAGAATAGGACACCGTCGCTGCCCATACAGAGACACTGCTGAGGATGAAAGCCCAGGAGCACCTACCCTCTCCCCAGCAGGAGGCGGGGGGCCAGCGAGCAGGCAGGGAAGAGTCCATGCTGGATGAATGGGATGTAAGATAACCAGACACAGGTCTGCATGGGCCCCCAACCCAGTCAGTGATCTTAAGGTAACGGAGCACAGGGCCTTTTCCTAACCTCAGCCCCATGTGAACGAGGAACAGAGCCCTCAGCAGCCTGGGACAGGGTCTCTGCCCAGCTCTTCTCTCCGGGGTCCAGGCAGCACcaagggagctgggctgggtgctACTCACCTCGGCAGTGACTCTCCGGAGGCTCCCACACCCTGGAGTCCTGCTGGGGGCTGACCCATGGCTCACAgaactgctcctcctcctctgctggaAGGAACATAACCCAGATGCTACTTCCTAGGCCTGGGAAACACTCAGACCCCCTTGCAGTGGGGCCTGACTGAGGCAGCCCCGCATCCTTCCCCCAGCATATGCGTCCGTACGTCGCCCTGTCAGCACAGCGCTGATGGCTCTGCCTGGCCGCGGCCGGGCGGGAGGATGATCCCGCTTTGGAGCAGCAAATACTGGAAGTGTCCAGCAGGGCAGCAGGGATGTGGGGGTGAAAGAGCCAGCACCTGActaacagccccctccccaggagAGACCGAAACAGGAGAGCGTGCCAGGTCAGCGGACAAGTCTCACTGAAATAATCATGGTCCACAGGGAGCCTGAAAACTGAGGAGCAAGGGCTTGTGCTGGGGATgaaagggcaggggaggggaggcaggtgggacAGGCCCAGACATGACACCTGGGCTGGAGGAAGCCGGGGAGAAAGAGAAGccagggcagcagcctgggacGGGGTCACTGGACTCTGACCCTTACAGCCCCCTCTAACCATATGGTTCTACGATTCTGCGATTCCAGTCACTGCAGAGCATGAGCAGCGCGGAGGGAGCTGGGATTGCTGATACTCACCCGCAGAGGGGCTCTCCCACGCCACGGGGCCCTGTGGGGTGtggacccacggctcttccccacGCTCCAGCCGATATAAGAGGTCAGGCTTGGGGCCCAGGTAGCCTGTGAGTGGGAAGAGACCGGGGCGGTCAGGGCTTGGTATACATGAACAGTTTTGTCTTGATTTCAGTGAACAGTTTGCCATCACCTGAACAATTGATGTAAAACCCCTCAGGAGCGTCCCAGTTCTGAAATGGACAAGGACTAAGAGGGTGGATAGGAACAGGCTGAAAGGTGTGGAAATGCCACAGAAGAAACAATACGTTTATCACCTTGAAGTGTTCCTTTTAACTGACACTCAGCCAGTGAGACGAAAGGGCCACGTCACACCTCTCTGTGCCCCTACGTGCTGCAGAAGGGTGCGCAGACCCTGCAATTATCGACTCCAAACACCATTTGCTGCAGCGCTGCCCATTCAGCTGGCTTGTTTAGAGCTCTCTGAGCAAGTGTCTGCCCAGAGACACTCAGGGAAGTgacaaagggcttgtctgcacttgaaATGCACCATTGCTGCCAGTTTGGTGCCGATTTTCAAAATGTGCAGAAATGACACAGAAAATATAGAGGTTATTAATAGCGTAATAGACATCCATGCACAGGCCAGAATCCTTGACATAACTCAGGCCTCAGCCTATAGCAGCAAATGCTGCTTTTGTGTTTCACACACAGATGTAGGCTGGGTAGCTGCAATGGCTACCTAGCTAGGCCTAACCACAAACCCTCACACAGCTGTGAAGTGACTGGCCAGTGAGCACGCCCTGTTTGTCTTGCCCCTGACAAGCAGCCTATGACCCGTTTTTTTGAAACCTCACCTAGGGAGATCACTGTGACAGCTGGagagagaaaacagcagcagctgtcatAACACCCTGAATGAGTCACCCACACGACCTGCGCAGCTTGAGAAGCTGGTCATCCCTGCAAGCGCGAAGCAGAGCTGGAGAACCTACCATCATGCCAGAGTGTTATTACACAGACTTTCAATGGTTTTAAATCACCCCTTGCTTTTCTGGGGGACGGCTGGGATTCTGAATGCAGATCAAACGTGCTAATGGAAGCCCCAAAACAGAGCCCACACACATCACAGCAAAAGAAGGAAAAGAGCTCTTTACCCAAAGAAAGCAGCATTTCATAGTTCTCCGTCATCACCTCCCGGTACAGCTCCTTCTGCCACTCCGCAAACATGTCCCACTCCTCCCGGGAGAAATAGACAGCGATGTCATCAAATACCACCGGCACCTGCAATCACAAGCATTCCACGCTCAGCACCGCCTGTAGCCCCGAGTCCCAGCAAAAGGACTTTTTAAGGGGGAAATTCACTCCGTGCAGAAGGCTAGCACAGGACCCAAGCCCCATGTCAGCCCTAGCTctgtgaaaaattcacagaaataaCCCACAGAAAATATCTTCAGGGGGGTATCCATCCCCATGTAACTCAGCCAGACtgggtgatcacagtggtcccttctggacttggagTCTATGGAAAAAAACATGCAACATCAGTACCAAATGCAGCCTGGAGCAAGTAGGTTCAACCCCCATGGGAGTGTTTGGGCCAGATTCAGTGGTGATGTAAGTGGTAGCATGAGAGGCTAATAGAATGTGTGTCCTGATCTAGTCTGGGCTAGCTCCCAGTCCGGTGTGCAGGGTGAGGGTAATGCACCTGCCAAACCGGTCAAAAAGGAATTATTCTTGTGCAGCCTTTGTCCATAGCTATCCGTGTGCGTGGCAGCACCCACCCCTATGGAAaccctgggctggggcacagcAGCTGCAGTAAATTCGAGCAGCCTGATTCTGTGCTTTACCCGCTCCTATATCACTTTCGTACAGGTGTAAATACTGAGAAACTGCATTGAAGCCAATGATGTTACACAGGTGTAACCTATATCACAGTCTGGCCAACGAGCAgttcctggtcccactgaaatcagtggcaaaatcgCCAAGCGGCTGCAGGAATCGGCCGGAAGTCCCCACAGAGTTTACCAGAGCCAGGGTGCAAAAGGAAAACGTCACTAACGTACGCAGGGCGGGGGGAAGGAGGATGCTGAATAGATGCTCTGCACCACTACAGTCCAGGGTCCCTGCAGTCAGCCCGAAACAATGGGTGAAATCCAGAATCTATTGAAGACAAGGGAGGTTttgcacagacttcagtggggccaggcttTCACAAGGCAGCTCTAAGAAAGGCGTGAGCTATCCCCACTCACGGCAGTGTGTTCATCAGGAAGGTGGCCTGGGGACTATTTAAATATCCACATTGCTCACTCACTGATCAACAGTCCAGCCTTATTAGGTAACTGCCTGGTTTATGCTGCTAACCCAGACAGAGAaacatggacttgtgctcgtctcTGCTCTTCTAATGAAGCATAACACAGACCTGTTCACACTGAGATTGTATTTGGGTCTTGTCCGCCCTGGGTCTCCTGGAATGCTCTGTGCACGACTGGAGAGCTGGGGCTACTTATTGAAAGTGCTAAAGAATGTGCCCATTGCATGCTCTGGGCACATGaacaaaagcaataaaaatagCATCACAATTTACAAGTAGGACCCACTGGCCCAATACAAAGACCCTGCTAAGCCCCAAAACCTCTCACAGCGCCCCTCATCCACCATGCAACACTCCCTCCTCCCTGGAGATCTGGCACATGGCCCTGGCTGCTGAGGGCATGGGGCAGCCCACCCATCCCAGAGCCATTATCCCAAGCTGTATTGTCTGCTCATAACCCTGGCTGCTGAATGCACGGAGCACCACACACTGCAGAGCCGTGTTCCCAGGCCATACTGTCTGCACACGGCCCTGGCTACTGAGTGTACGGAGCACCACACACCGCAGAGCCGTGTTCCCAGGCCATACTGTCTGCACACGGCCCTGGCTACTGAGTGCACGGAGCACCACACACCGCAGAGCCGTGTTCCCAGGCCATACTGTCTGCACACGGCCCTGGCTACTGAGTGCACGGAGCACCACACACCGCAGAGCCGTGTTCCCAGGCCATACTGTCTGCACACGGCCCTGGCTGCTGAGTGCACGGAGCACCACACACCGCTGAGCCGTGTTCCCAGGCCATACTGTCCGCACACGGCCCTGGCTACTGAGTGCACGGAGCACCACACACCGCAGAGCCGTGTTCCCAGGCCATACTGTCCGCACACGGCCCTGGCTACTGAGTGCACGGAGCACCACACACCGCAGAGCCGTGTTCCCAGGCCATACTGTCTGCACACGGCCCTGGCTACTGAGTGCACGGAGCACCACACACCGCAGAGCCGTGTTCCCAGGCCATACTGTCTGCACACGGCCCTGGCTACTGAGTGCACGGAGCACCACACACCGCAGAGCCGTGTTCCCAGGCCATACTGTCTGCACACGGCCCTGGCTACTGAGTGCACGGAGCCCCACACACCGCAGAGCCGTGTTCCCAGGCCATACTGTCTGCACACGGCCCTGGCTACTGAGTGCACGGAGCACCACACACCGCAGAGCCGTGTTCCCAGGCCATACTGTCCGCACACGGCCCTGGCTACTGAGTGCACGGAGCGCCACACACCGCAGAGCCGTGTTCCCAGGCCATACTGTCCGCACACGGCCCTGGCTACTGAGTGCACGGAGCACCACACACCGCAGAGCCGTGTTCCCAGGCCATACTGTCTGCACACGGCCCTGGCTACTGAGTGCACGGAGCACCACACACCGCAGAGCCGTGTTCCCAGGCCATACTGTCCGCACACGGCCCTGGCTACTGAGTGCACGGAGCACCACACACCGCAGAGCCGTGTTCCCAGGCCATACTGTCTGCACACGGCCCTGGTTACTGAGTGCACGGAGCACCACACACCGCAGAGCCGTGTTC from Gopherus evgoodei ecotype Sinaloan lineage chromosome 2, rGopEvg1_v1.p, whole genome shotgun sequence includes:
- the LOC115645281 gene encoding zinc finger protein 436-like isoform X1, encoding MAGRHGPAPPAQILDFTHCFGLTAGTLDCSGAEHLFSILLPPALHSKSRRDHCDHPVWLSYMGMDTPLKIFSVPVVFDDIAVYFSREEWDMFAEWQKELYREVMTENYEMLLSLGYLGPKPDLLYRLERGEEPWVHTPQGPVAWESPSAAEEEEQFCEPWVSPQQDSRVWEPPESHCRGGDVLSGSGEQQHQLWASILQCAVAWERPESIGRANGRSRSSSEEQHPDEGAETLQPYRVLFRGSEEGAVLSPELQGTALSSCGSQRPESELGATRGCDWCSSNSPNMRSGPETGEGPSPCLVCAPRANGTAPPGVQESSVPKKEKPHKCPECGKGFRRKWDLTKHQRTHSGERPYPCTDCSKSFSHVSNLIKHQRIHTGERPFACNLCGRSFTLKQVLVRHQRIHTGERPFACTDCDKSFKDKQKLTIHQRIHTGERPYVCADCGKSFGQSQRLKTHRRVHTGEKPYLCSDCGRAFSQVSNLYTHWRTHTGERPYPCAYCGKSFSLKHDLTKHQRVHTGERPYPCTDCNKSFSQKQDLTKHQRVHTGERPYPCAQCGKSFSNVSNLLAHQRTHLGQRLPVAGLAQPGKE
- the LOC115645281 gene encoding zinc finger protein 436-like isoform X3 — translated: MAGRHGPAPPAQVPVVFDDIAVYFSREEWDMFAEWQKELYREVMTENYEMLLSLGYLGPKPDLLYRLERGEEPWVHTPQGPVAWESPSAAEEEEQFCEPWVSPQQDSRVWEPPESHCRGGDVLSGSGEQQHQLWASILQCAVAWERPESIGRANGRSRSSSEEQHPDEGAETLQPYRVLFRGSEEGAVLSPELQGTALSSCGSQRPESELGATRGCDWCSSNSPNMRSGPETGEGPSPCLVCAPRANGTAPPGVQESSVPKKEKPHKCPECGKGFRRKWDLTKHQRTHSGERPYPCTDCSKSFSHVSNLIKHQRIHTGERPFACNLCGRSFTLKQVLVRHQRIHTGERPFACTDCDKSFKDKQKLTIHQRIHTGERPYVCADCGKSFGQSQRLKTHRRVHTGEKPYLCSDCGRAFSQVSNLYTHWRTHTGERPYPCAYCGKSFSLKHDLTKHQRVHTGERPYPCTDCNKSFSQKQDLTKHQRVHTGERPYPCAQCGKSFSNVSNLLAHQRTHLGQRLPVAGLAQPGKE
- the LOC115645281 gene encoding zinc finger protein 436-like isoform X5, giving the protein MFAEWQKELYREVMTENYEMLLSLGYLGPKPDLLYRLERGEEPWVHTPQGPVAWESPSAAEEEEQFCEPWVSPQQDSRVWEPPESHCRGGDVLSGSGEQQHQLWASILQCAVAWERPESIGRANGRSRSSSEEQHPDEGAETLQPYRVLFRGSEEGAVLSPELQGTALSSCGSQRPESELGATRGCDWCSSNSPNMRSGPETGEGPSPCLVCAPRANGTAPPGVQESSVPKKEKPHKCPECGKGFRRKWDLTKHQRTHSGERPYPCTDCSKSFSHVSNLIKHQRIHTGERPFACNLCGRSFTLKQVLVRHQRIHTGERPFACTDCDKSFKDKQKLTIHQRIHTGERPYVCADCGKSFGQSQRLKTHRRVHTGEKPYLCSDCGRAFSQVSNLYTHWRTHTGERPYPCAYCGKSFSLKHDLTKHQRVHTGERPYPCTDCNKSFSQKQDLTKHQRVHTGERPYPCAQCGKSFSNVSNLLAHQRTHLGQRLPVAGLAQPGKE
- the LOC115645281 gene encoding zinc finger protein 436-like isoform X4, giving the protein MGMDTPLKIFSVPVVFDDIAVYFSREEWDMFAEWQKELYREVMTENYEMLLSLGYLGPKPDLLYRLERGEEPWVHTPQGPVAWESPSAAEEEEQFCEPWVSPQQDSRVWEPPESHCRGGDVLSGSGEQQHQLWASILQCAVAWERPESIGRANGRSRSSSEEQHPDEGAETLQPYRVLFRGSEEGAVLSPELQGTALSSCGSQRPESELGATRGCDWCSSNSPNMRSGPETGEGPSPCLVCAPRANGTAPPGVQESSVPKKEKPHKCPECGKGFRRKWDLTKHQRTHSGERPYPCTDCSKSFSHVSNLIKHQRIHTGERPFACNLCGRSFTLKQVLVRHQRIHTGERPFACTDCDKSFKDKQKLTIHQRIHTGERPYVCADCGKSFGQSQRLKTHRRVHTGEKPYLCSDCGRAFSQVSNLYTHWRTHTGERPYPCAYCGKSFSLKHDLTKHQRVHTGERPYPCTDCNKSFSQKQDLTKHQRVHTGERPYPCAQCGKSFSNVSNLLAHQRTHLGQRLPVAGLAQPGKE
- the LOC115645281 gene encoding zinc finger protein 436-like isoform X2 translates to MAGRHGPAPPAQILDFTHCFGLTAGTLDCSGAEHLFSILLPPALHSKSRRDHCDHPVWLSYMGMDTPLKIFSVPVVFDDIAVYFSREEWDMFAEWQKELYREVMTENYEMLLSLGYLGPKPDLLYRLERGEEPWVHTPQGPVAWESPSAEEEEQFCEPWVSPQQDSRVWEPPESHCRGGDVLSGSGEQQHQLWASILQCAVAWERPESIGRANGRSRSSSEEQHPDEGAETLQPYRVLFRGSEEGAVLSPELQGTALSSCGSQRPESELGATRGCDWCSSNSPNMRSGPETGEGPSPCLVCAPRANGTAPPGVQESSVPKKEKPHKCPECGKGFRRKWDLTKHQRTHSGERPYPCTDCSKSFSHVSNLIKHQRIHTGERPFACNLCGRSFTLKQVLVRHQRIHTGERPFACTDCDKSFKDKQKLTIHQRIHTGERPYVCADCGKSFGQSQRLKTHRRVHTGEKPYLCSDCGRAFSQVSNLYTHWRTHTGERPYPCAYCGKSFSLKHDLTKHQRVHTGERPYPCTDCNKSFSQKQDLTKHQRVHTGERPYPCAQCGKSFSNVSNLLAHQRTHLGQRLPVAGLAQPGKE